The Halorientalis sp. IM1011 genome window below encodes:
- a CDS encoding PAS domain-containing sensor histidine kinase, translated as MAGQVDYRALFENAVDALVVFDPDTGGIVDANERYCELVGYDETELDEVTLSDVTADGWEWPADRETLVERAREDGSTTVEWRKRHSDGTHFWTEVALSIVDTADGEIGLARTRDISDLKDSKREATLYETIVENVSDGVYVFDTDGTIEYVNPRITEVTGIDRERWLGNTARVFAEESVSGPEPVEQFERAFEAFVESGDDRTQLDLESPNGIFGVIEVRLSAVRFDGELRKVIGTVRDISERVEHQRQLAERTEQLEVLNRVVRHDIRNDMTVVLAWLEALEAHVGEDGRDALERIARASEHVVELTEIARDHVDVVVGDGEIEPEPTDLADTLGTEIEKHRESYPHATVEIEGELPDTRVAADGMLPSVFRNLLNNAVQHNDGQSPTVTVSAERDAEVVRVRVADDGPGVPDGQKETIFGKDEKGLESPGSGIGLYLVYSLVDSYGGSVWVEDRADDESGAVFVVELPVTGT; from the coding sequence ATGGCTGGGCAGGTCGACTACCGCGCACTCTTCGAGAACGCGGTCGACGCTCTCGTGGTCTTCGACCCCGACACGGGGGGCATCGTCGACGCGAACGAGCGGTACTGTGAACTGGTGGGCTACGACGAGACGGAACTGGACGAAGTGACGCTGTCGGACGTGACGGCTGACGGCTGGGAGTGGCCTGCGGATCGGGAAACGCTCGTCGAACGGGCACGCGAAGACGGATCGACGACGGTCGAGTGGCGAAAACGGCACAGCGACGGGACCCACTTCTGGACCGAGGTGGCGCTGTCGATCGTCGACACGGCCGATGGCGAGATCGGGCTCGCCCGGACCCGCGACATCTCGGATCTCAAGGACTCGAAACGGGAAGCCACGCTCTACGAGACCATCGTCGAGAACGTCAGCGACGGCGTGTACGTCTTCGACACCGACGGGACCATCGAGTACGTCAACCCGCGGATCACCGAGGTGACCGGAATCGACCGAGAGCGCTGGCTCGGGAACACAGCGCGGGTCTTCGCCGAGGAGAGCGTGTCCGGCCCGGAGCCGGTCGAACAGTTCGAGCGGGCCTTCGAGGCGTTCGTCGAGAGTGGCGACGACCGGACGCAACTCGATCTGGAGTCGCCGAACGGAATCTTCGGCGTGATCGAGGTCCGGCTGTCGGCGGTCCGGTTCGACGGCGAGTTGCGGAAGGTGATCGGGACGGTCCGGGACATCTCCGAGCGGGTCGAACACCAGCGACAGCTGGCCGAGCGGACCGAACAGCTGGAGGTCCTCAACCGCGTCGTGCGCCACGACATCCGCAACGACATGACCGTCGTGCTGGCGTGGCTGGAGGCGCTCGAAGCCCACGTCGGCGAGGACGGTCGGGACGCACTGGAGCGGATCGCGCGAGCCAGCGAGCACGTCGTCGAACTCACCGAGATTGCGCGCGATCACGTCGACGTGGTCGTCGGCGACGGCGAGATCGAACCCGAGCCGACCGACCTCGCCGACACCCTCGGGACGGAGATCGAGAAGCACCGCGAGTCCTATCCGCACGCGACCGTCGAGATCGAGGGCGAGTTGCCCGACACCCGGGTCGCTGCCGACGGCATGCTCCCCTCGGTGTTCCGGAATTTGCTGAACAACGCGGTCCAGCACAACGACGGCCAGTCGCCGACCGTCACTGTCTCGGCCGAGCGCGACGCCGAGGTGGTCCGTGTCCGCGTGGCCGACGACGGCCCCGGCGTCCCCGACGGGCAGAAAGAGACGATCTTCGGGAAAGACGAGAAGGGGCTGGAGAGTCCGGGGTCGGGGATCGGCCTCTATCTCGTCTACAGTCTCGTCGACAGCTACGGCGGATCGGTGTGGGTCGAGGACCGGGCCGACGACGAGTCCGGGGCCGTGTTCGTCGTCGAGTTGCCCGTAACTGGGACGTGA
- a CDS encoding helix-hairpin-helix domain-containing protein: MDLEAIPGVGAKTAERLAELDDPERALREGDVAAIARAPGISAGRAARIARGAIRRDHDDPGGFLGTDRARELYRDALGLLQERTVTDYAARRLETIYPSATESRIEEVRAFASTATERDPDPAVLDALADVEPLDEPGDVRIRDRCLATGDAETYARAQEAIPEVSVELVDDARKLSELARGYATVIALDETFAGVELDGDVRVEPAALENPAEVVPERVLTFFARNRDSLRAAAEVAQLADIDVDCDLDALESGLEQLDDDGAVRGDEELDRLSTAVDDLDAAVSTAESVANDRLREAIEERDVTIEGADLLTLVERGAGVDSLLSRELADEYADAVAAARDHLVDALQLRDTESIARQAFPDDPTFPVERDENVVARLREELTAARDRRATRRKRELAGELADARPAAEELVDAALDLDVELAIARFAREFDCTMPTLSDEAGFRIEGGRSPLLDVPFEAVEPVEYGVDGVTLLSGVNSGGKTSTLDLVALVVILAHMGLPVPAEEARVGRLAELHYHAKTQGTLDAGAFESTLREFGGLVTGVGDERSDGGDGDESPAPARKLVLVDELESITEPGASAKIMAGILEALDERGATAVFVSHLAREIRAAADFDVQVDGIQAVGLEDGELRVNRSPVKGELARSTPELIVEKLAEDGEERSKAFYRRLLAKFE; this comes from the coding sequence ATGGACCTGGAAGCGATTCCCGGGGTCGGCGCGAAGACGGCCGAGCGACTGGCCGAACTCGACGATCCCGAGCGCGCGCTCCGGGAGGGCGACGTGGCCGCCATCGCCCGCGCGCCCGGCATCAGCGCGGGCCGGGCGGCCCGCATCGCTCGCGGTGCGATCCGGCGCGACCACGACGACCCAGGCGGCTTTCTCGGAACCGATCGCGCCCGCGAACTCTACCGCGACGCACTCGGCCTGCTCCAGGAACGGACGGTCACCGACTACGCCGCCCGGCGACTGGAGACGATCTATCCCAGCGCTACCGAATCTCGAATCGAGGAGGTCCGCGCGTTCGCCAGTACGGCGACCGAGCGCGACCCCGATCCCGCGGTGCTGGACGCACTCGCCGACGTAGAGCCACTCGACGAACCCGGCGACGTCCGGATCCGCGACCGCTGTCTGGCGACCGGCGACGCCGAGACCTACGCCCGCGCACAGGAGGCGATCCCGGAGGTCAGCGTCGAACTCGTCGACGACGCCCGCAAGCTCTCGGAACTGGCGCGGGGGTACGCGACCGTGATTGCGCTCGACGAGACGTTCGCGGGCGTCGAACTCGACGGCGACGTGCGCGTCGAACCGGCGGCGTTAGAGAACCCGGCGGAGGTCGTCCCCGAGCGCGTACTGACCTTCTTTGCGCGCAACCGCGACAGCCTGCGGGCGGCGGCCGAGGTCGCCCAGCTGGCAGACATCGACGTGGACTGCGATCTCGACGCGCTGGAGTCGGGCCTCGAACAGCTCGACGACGACGGGGCGGTCCGGGGCGACGAGGAACTCGACCGGCTCTCGACGGCCGTCGACGATCTGGACGCCGCGGTCTCGACCGCCGAGTCCGTCGCCAACGACCGCCTCCGCGAGGCCATCGAGGAGCGGGACGTGACCATCGAGGGCGCGGACCTCCTGACGCTGGTCGAGCGCGGCGCGGGCGTCGACTCACTGTTGAGTCGGGAACTGGCCGACGAGTACGCCGACGCCGTCGCGGCCGCCCGCGACCACCTCGTGGACGCGTTGCAGTTGCGCGACACCGAGAGCATCGCCCGGCAGGCCTTCCCGGACGACCCCACGTTTCCCGTCGAGCGCGACGAGAACGTCGTCGCCCGCCTCCGAGAAGAGTTGACCGCGGCCCGCGACCGGCGGGCGACCCGGCGCAAGCGGGAACTCGCGGGCGAACTGGCCGACGCGCGGCCGGCCGCCGAGGAACTGGTCGACGCCGCGCTGGATCTGGACGTGGAACTCGCTATCGCACGCTTCGCCCGGGAGTTCGACTGCACGATGCCGACCCTCTCCGACGAGGCGGGCTTTCGGATCGAGGGCGGGCGCTCACCGCTGCTGGACGTGCCCTTCGAGGCCGTCGAACCCGTCGAGTACGGCGTCGACGGCGTGACGCTTCTGTCGGGCGTCAACAGCGGTGGGAAGACCTCGACGCTGGATCTGGTGGCACTCGTCGTGATCCTCGCGCACATGGGGTTACCGGTGCCCGCCGAGGAGGCCCGCGTCGGCCGACTGGCCGAGTTGCACTACCACGCCAAGACGCAGGGGACGCTGGACGCGGGGGCCTTCGAGTCCACGCTCCGGGAGTTCGGCGGGCTGGTGACCGGCGTCGGTGACGAGCGGAGCGACGGGGGAGACGGCGACGAGTCGCCCGCACCGGCCCGCAAGCTCGTGCTCGTGGACGAACTGGAGTCGATCACGGAGCCGGGCGCGAGCGCGAAGATCATGGCCGGAATTCTGGAGGCGCTGGACGAGCGGGGCGCGACGGCCGTGTTCGTCTCTCACCTCGCGCGGGAGATCCGGGCGGCCGCCGACTTCGACGTGCAGGTCGACGGGATTCAGGCCGTCGGGCTGGAGGACGGGGAGCTTCGGGTGAACCGGTCGCCGGTCAAGGGTGAGCTGGCGCGGTCGACGCCGGAGTTGATCGTCGAGAAACTGGCCGAGGACGGGGAGGAGCGGTCGAAAGCGTTCTATCGGCGGTTGTTGGCGAAGTTCGAATAG
- the larE gene encoding ATP-dependent sacrificial sulfur transferase LarE, protein MAAEDTSVDADAVSDKIAAVRDDLAEMDGVLIAFSGGVDSSVVAALAHDALGEDAVACTAKSETLPAEELEDANRVTDEIGIRHDIVEFSELASDEFVANGEDRCYHCRSMRLSAMYDHALELDIDVVCDGTNVSDTGEGHRPGLRAVEELDAYSPLLEHGITKPEVREIARRYDLSVADKPSMACLSSRIPTGLEVTEDRLSRIEKAERLLRTWGFEQFRVRDHDDLARIEIAEDELDVALDPDFVRAARDHIGDLGFDHVTLDLHGYQTGSVSPDEEDDEPLVEDVFDADYPTGE, encoded by the coding sequence ATGGCAGCCGAGGACACCAGTGTCGACGCGGACGCGGTTTCGGACAAGATCGCGGCCGTCCGCGACGACCTGGCCGAGATGGACGGCGTGTTGATCGCCTTCTCCGGCGGCGTCGACTCAAGCGTCGTCGCCGCCCTCGCCCACGACGCCCTGGGCGAGGACGCCGTCGCCTGCACCGCCAAAAGCGAGACCCTCCCCGCCGAGGAACTGGAGGACGCCAACCGGGTGACCGACGAGATCGGTATCCGCCACGACATCGTCGAATTCTCGGAACTCGCCAGCGACGAGTTCGTCGCCAACGGCGAGGACCGATGCTATCACTGCCGGTCGATGCGCCTCTCGGCGATGTACGACCACGCCCTCGAACTCGACATCGACGTGGTCTGTGACGGCACCAACGTCTCCGACACCGGCGAGGGGCATCGGCCGGGCCTCCGGGCCGTCGAGGAACTCGACGCCTACTCGCCCCTGCTCGAACACGGCATCACCAAGCCCGAGGTCCGCGAGATCGCCCGCCGGTACGATCTCTCGGTCGCCGACAAACCCTCGATGGCCTGTCTCTCCTCGCGGATCCCCACGGGACTCGAAGTCACCGAGGATCGCCTCTCCCGCATCGAGAAGGCCGAGCGCCTGCTGCGGACGTGGGGCTTCGAGCAGTTCCGCGTGCGCGACCACGACGACCTCGCCCGCATCGAGATCGCCGAGGACGAACTCGACGTGGCCCTCGACCCCGACTTCGTGCGGGCCGCCCGCGACCACATCGGCGACCTCGGCTTCGACCACGTGACGCTGGACCTGCACGGGTATCAAACTGGGAGCGTGAGTCCCGACGAGGAGGACGACGAACCGCTCGTCGAGGACGTGTTCGACGCCGACTACCCGACCGGGGAGTGA
- a CDS encoding histidine phosphatase family protein, with translation MTTVVVLRHGETEWNREGRIQGWAASPLNDRGRQQARAAGRHLAESYDLDRIVASDLRRTRETTAMVREGGDFPDPEFTKGWRERSFGEFQGLTYEQVFGEFPEHRGSVGMLGLESRPAGGESLLGARERVLVAWEDLLEQAGPDEEVLVVTHGGPIYVLLAHVRGTDLPTAITTLSQRNCAVNELRYDHEAGETEVLRENETGYRDVEALE, from the coding sequence ATGACGACGGTCGTCGTACTCCGGCACGGCGAGACCGAGTGGAACCGCGAGGGGCGAATCCAGGGGTGGGCCGCGTCGCCGCTGAACGATCGCGGCCGCCAGCAGGCCCGCGCCGCCGGCCGCCACCTCGCGGAGTCGTACGACCTCGACCGAATCGTCGCCTCCGACCTCCGGCGAACCCGCGAGACCACGGCCATGGTTCGCGAGGGCGGCGACTTCCCCGACCCCGAGTTCACGAAAGGCTGGCGCGAGCGCTCCTTCGGCGAGTTTCAGGGACTGACCTACGAACAGGTGTTCGGCGAGTTCCCCGAACACCGCGGCTCGGTCGGGATGCTCGGCCTGGAGAGTCGCCCCGCTGGCGGCGAGAGCCTCCTCGGAGCGCGCGAGCGCGTCCTCGTCGCGTGGGAGGACCTGCTGGAGCAGGCCGGCCCGGACGAGGAGGTGCTGGTGGTGACCCACGGCGGCCCGATCTACGTCCTGCTCGCGCACGTCCGGGGGACCGACCTCCCGACGGCGATCACGACGCTCTCACAGCGCAACTGCGCGGTGAACGAACTCCGGTACGATCACGAGGCCGGCGAGACCGAAGTTTTGCGGGAGAACGAGACCGGGTATCGGGACGTCGAGGCGTTGGAGTGA
- a CDS encoding twin-arginine translocase subunit TatC, giving the protein MSDGETGLYSEMDIESPDRPEPDPTPGGEPPDHGAGTGTPGAPDDEEMPLTEHIEEMVRRLGIVVLAMAAVAGVAFPFADRLITFLWFSFLPGVASQCPPPAGATASSCPRVYHPLSLMIARLKVSSLAGFIVALPVFVYQTYLFMRPGLYPRERKYYLAAVPTSLVLAGVGVAFAFFLVLPAIFTYFLYYSEEAAVIAFGLSETFNLMVMMLGLFAFIFQIPLFVMLAIMMGITTRRWLEARRLYFWGGFLTLAFFFSPDPTGMAPILVASTMVVLFEGTLGLLRWTGTDAHTSAVEQVAMLRPLVYTLTAAVAYVVSPAPMPAGYYDRLPTVVIDGLASLGLTSATPIVVGIAIIAIFEGLNRLVRRVTADYRVRKLLARVRVPVWLGAVAAGYLASPDPTLLRNLDVTYLSTVETAVAVGAVLVVYEGGLALWRWRRSR; this is encoded by the coding sequence ATGAGCGACGGCGAAACGGGGCTCTACTCCGAGATGGACATCGAGAGCCCCGACCGCCCGGAGCCCGATCCGACCCCGGGCGGCGAGCCGCCCGATCACGGGGCCGGAACGGGAACCCCGGGGGCCCCCGACGACGAGGAGATGCCCCTCACCGAGCACATCGAGGAGATGGTTCGCCGACTGGGCATCGTCGTCCTGGCGATGGCCGCCGTCGCCGGCGTCGCCTTCCCCTTCGCCGACCGCCTGATCACCTTCCTGTGGTTCTCCTTCCTCCCGGGCGTGGCCTCCCAGTGCCCGCCACCGGCCGGCGCGACCGCCTCGTCCTGTCCCCGGGTCTACCACCCGCTCTCCCTGATGATCGCCCGGCTGAAGGTGTCGTCGCTGGCCGGGTTCATCGTCGCGCTTCCGGTGTTCGTCTACCAGACGTACCTGTTCATGCGCCCCGGGCTCTACCCCCGCGAACGGAAGTACTACCTCGCGGCGGTCCCGACCAGCCTCGTCCTCGCCGGCGTCGGCGTCGCCTTCGCCTTCTTCCTCGTCCTGCCGGCAATCTTCACCTACTTCCTCTACTACTCTGAGGAGGCGGCAGTCATCGCCTTCGGCCTCTCGGAGACGTTCAACCTGATGGTGATGATGCTCGGTCTGTTCGCCTTCATCTTCCAGATTCCGCTGTTCGTCATGCTCGCGATCATGATGGGCATCACCACCCGCCGGTGGCTCGAAGCCCGCCGGCTCTACTTCTGGGGTGGCTTCCTCACCCTCGCCTTCTTCTTCAGCCCCGACCCGACCGGGATGGCCCCCATTCTGGTCGCGTCGACGATGGTCGTCCTGTTCGAGGGGACGCTGGGCCTGCTCCGCTGGACCGGGACCGACGCCCACACCTCGGCCGTCGAGCAGGTCGCGATGTTGCGCCCGCTCGTCTACACCCTCACCGCGGCCGTCGCCTACGTCGTCAGCCCGGCCCCGATGCCGGCTGGCTACTACGACCGGCTCCCGACCGTCGTGATCGACGGGCTCGCCTCCCTCGGGCTGACCTCGGCCACGCCGATCGTCGTCGGCATCGCCATCATCGCCATCTTCGAGGGTCTCAACCGCCTCGTCCGCCGGGTCACTGCCGACTACCGGGTCCGGAAACTACTGGCGCGTGTCCGGGTCCCGGTCTGGCTCGGTGCGGTCGCCGCCGGCTACCTCGCCAGCCCGGACCCCACGCTGCTCCGGAATCTGGACGTGACCTACCTCTCGACGGTCGAGACGGCCGTCGCCGTCGGCGCGGTCCTGGTCGTCTACGAGGGCGGCCTCGCGCTGTGGCGCTGGCGACGCAGTCGGTAG
- a CDS encoding twin-arginine translocase subunit TatC, whose amino-acid sequence MSGAIDEDTRRAVDSGRQTIGAMLSAAQSHLQKVFVVAVLGLMGTIYALREFGWAILKEDLFARLAAENPEAFESTKIVARTPFDVILLQVKIGLVVGILLALPVFLWYSRDGLRERGLWPGERVARWKVAVLALMSLGLLGVGVAYGYYVFFPIMFDFLATNAYNVGFQPTYSIVKWAEFVFLLTISFGLAAQLPLVMSALTYSGIVPYETFRDKWRHAVVAIFVFGALFSPPEPFTQIMWAIPLLILYGFSLQLTKIVAIAKRSGSEVDVPGVARDRWNVLAGVALLAGAAVYAFFTRGGVSAANRVIAAMPFETSFRVAGAGQLLGLPETAAAALLAVVVAAFATGVALLLALSRALGAADRARPTGPAPASAGAPSEISLDPLDAGGVRAAPPEVFADLSEDEAVAKARAAMDADQPEKAEAILDRYDEVQEQLEAREQAAEGETDAEAEDADAGTATATAAGMVDAFTEDETTEEDIGGYYYDIAFILESLTSKAFRLVGLFMIVMGGSFVWLYQGGIRRVKNLFFGQVPAGVGGSIDIVTLHPVEALIFQIKFSTLLAIVTTLPLLLYYAWPSMKARGWVRGDARVMLVWGGSLIVGLIVGSVLGFLYIAPSIISWLAADAINANMVIAYRINNFGWLVIYTTVGIGLLMEVPVSMALFHVGGVASYHTQRKYWREVVVGMFAVAAFVSPRGVFTMLLIAIPAAVAYLAGLGLLWLITLGGRRGRPQPQEPSVE is encoded by the coding sequence ATGTCCGGGGCGATCGACGAGGACACCCGCCGAGCCGTCGACAGCGGCCGGCAGACGATCGGTGCGATGCTGTCGGCCGCACAGTCACACCTCCAGAAGGTGTTCGTCGTCGCCGTCCTCGGCCTCATGGGGACGATATACGCTCTCCGGGAGTTCGGCTGGGCGATCCTGAAAGAGGACCTGTTCGCCCGGCTGGCCGCCGAAAATCCCGAGGCGTTCGAGTCGACCAAGATCGTCGCTCGAACCCCATTCGACGTCATCCTGTTGCAGGTGAAGATCGGCCTCGTGGTCGGTATCCTGCTCGCGCTCCCGGTCTTTCTCTGGTACTCGCGGGACGGCCTCCGGGAACGCGGCCTCTGGCCCGGCGAGCGCGTCGCCCGCTGGAAGGTCGCCGTCCTCGCGCTCATGTCGCTCGGCCTGCTCGGCGTCGGCGTCGCCTACGGGTACTACGTCTTCTTCCCCATCATGTTCGACTTCCTGGCGACCAACGCCTACAACGTCGGGTTCCAGCCGACCTACTCCATCGTCAAGTGGGCCGAGTTCGTCTTTTTGCTGACTATCTCCTTCGGGCTAGCGGCCCAGTTGCCCCTCGTGATGAGCGCGCTGACCTACTCGGGCATCGTTCCCTACGAGACCTTCCGGGACAAGTGGCGTCACGCCGTCGTGGCCATCTTCGTCTTCGGGGCGCTGTTCTCCCCGCCCGAACCGTTCACCCAGATCATGTGGGCGATCCCACTGCTGATCCTCTATGGCTTTTCCCTCCAGCTGACGAAGATCGTCGCCATCGCCAAGCGGAGCGGGAGCGAGGTGGACGTGCCGGGCGTCGCCCGCGACCGCTGGAACGTGCTGGCCGGCGTGGCCCTCCTCGCCGGGGCCGCCGTCTACGCCTTCTTCACCCGCGGCGGCGTCTCGGCGGCCAACCGCGTCATCGCTGCCATGCCGTTCGAGACCTCCTTCCGGGTCGCCGGGGCCGGCCAGCTACTCGGCCTGCCCGAAACGGCCGCGGCGGCACTGCTCGCCGTCGTCGTCGCCGCCTTCGCGACCGGGGTCGCGCTGCTGCTCGCCCTCTCGCGAGCCCTCGGTGCGGCCGACCGGGCGCGGCCCACCGGCCCGGCACCGGCCAGCGCCGGCGCCCCCTCGGAGATCAGCCTCGATCCCCTCGACGCGGGCGGGGTGCGAGCGGCTCCCCCGGAGGTCTTCGCCGACCTCTCGGAGGACGAGGCCGTCGCGAAGGCCCGCGCCGCCATGGACGCCGACCAGCCGGAGAAGGCCGAAGCGATCCTCGACCGGTACGACGAGGTGCAAGAACAGCTCGAAGCCCGCGAGCAGGCGGCCGAGGGTGAGACCGACGCCGAGGCCGAGGATGCGGACGCCGGCACGGCAACGGCGACCGCCGCGGGCATGGTCGACGCCTTCACCGAGGACGAGACGACCGAGGAAGACATCGGCGGCTACTACTACGACATCGCCTTCATCCTGGAGTCTTTGACCTCCAAGGCCTTCCGGCTGGTCGGCCTGTTCATGATCGTGATGGGCGGCTCGTTCGTCTGGCTCTACCAGGGCGGTATCCGACGGGTCAAGAACCTCTTTTTCGGCCAGGTGCCCGCCGGCGTCGGCGGGAGCATCGACATCGTCACCCTCCATCCCGTCGAGGCGCTCATCTTCCAGATCAAGTTCTCCACGCTGCTGGCCATCGTGACGACGCTCCCGCTCTTGCTATACTACGCCTGGCCGTCGATGAAGGCGCGCGGGTGGGTCCGTGGCGACGCCCGCGTGATGCTGGTCTGGGGCGGGTCGCTGATCGTCGGCCTGATCGTCGGGAGCGTCCTCGGCTTCCTCTATATCGCGCCGTCGATCATCTCCTGGCTGGCCGCCGACGCCATCAACGCCAACATGGTGATCGCCTACCGGATCAACAACTTCGGCTGGCTGGTCATCTACACGACCGTCGGGATCGGTCTCCTGATGGAGGTGCCCGTCTCGATGGCGCTGTTCCACGTCGGCGGGGTCGCCTCCTACCACACCCAGCGCAAGTACTGGCGGGAGGTCGTCGTCGGGATGTTCGCCGTCGCAGCGTTCGTCTCGCCCCGCGGCGTGTTCACCATGCTGTTGATAGCCATCCCGGCCGCAGTGGCGTACCTCGCCGGCCTGGGACTGCTCTGGCTGATCACCCTCGGTGGCCGCCGGGGCCGCCCACAGCCACAGGAGCCCAGCGTGGAGTAA
- a CDS encoding HalOD1 output domain-containing protein — translation MVIDDPADSDDRSERAEVDDRDDRIVHRRIEPDPADADYRLLQLIAEVEGIDVTELPPIYDRIDHLVTRMYEDPPSAEAQAQLKFSYAGYRITLDQDGNVSLIKIADGLPSD, via the coding sequence ATGGTAATCGACGACCCGGCCGACAGTGACGACCGATCGGAACGCGCCGAGGTAGACGACCGCGACGACCGGATCGTTCACCGCCGGATCGAACCCGATCCCGCCGACGCCGACTACCGGCTCCTCCAGTTGATCGCCGAGGTGGAGGGAATCGACGTGACCGAACTCCCACCGATCTACGACCGGATCGACCACCTCGTCACACGGATGTACGAGGACCCGCCCTCCGCCGAAGCCCAGGCCCAGTTGAAGTTCTCCTACGCCGGCTACCGCATCACGCTCGACCAGGACGGCAACGTCTCGCTCATCAAGATCGCCGACGGCCTCCCGTCGGACTGA
- a CDS encoding ribbon-helix-helix domain-containing protein, translating to MPKISVEVPEELLTDLDDHVGENGKFVNRSEAIRASIRKTLDMLDEIDQRQGRLDDE from the coding sequence ATGCCCAAGATAAGCGTCGAGGTGCCCGAGGAGTTGCTGACGGATCTGGACGATCACGTCGGCGAGAACGGGAAGTTCGTCAACCGGAGTGAGGCGATCCGGGCCTCGATCCGGAAGACGCTCGACATGCTGGACGAGATCGATCAGCGCCAGGGCCGACTCGACGATGAGTGA
- a CDS encoding queuosine precursor transporter, producing the protein MSERTPLAAAQVALIALFVTALVTAQVTAAKILAFSIPVSLPVTGATLILPGAALAYALTFFASDCYAELYGKRAAQVMVNVAFLMNGVLLVLIWSTILAPAAATSIDPTQFRQVLGASTNIVIASLAAYLVSQNWDVIVFHRLREATDGDALWLRNVASTASSQLIDTLIFVTLGFLVIPELLGVGVAPPLPVIASLIVGQYLLKLLIALVDTPFVYAVVGFVRSRDATIPTTEREPQ; encoded by the coding sequence ATGAGTGAGCGCACACCGCTGGCGGCCGCCCAGGTCGCCCTGATCGCGCTGTTCGTCACGGCGCTGGTGACCGCGCAGGTGACGGCCGCGAAGATCCTGGCCTTCTCGATCCCGGTCTCGCTGCCGGTGACGGGCGCCACGCTGATCCTGCCCGGTGCGGCGCTGGCCTACGCCCTCACCTTCTTCGCCTCGGACTGTTACGCCGAACTGTACGGCAAACGGGCCGCGCAGGTGATGGTCAACGTGGCCTTCCTGATGAACGGCGTCCTCCTAGTACTGATCTGGAGCACGATCCTCGCACCGGCCGCGGCGACCAGCATCGACCCCACGCAGTTCCGGCAGGTGCTCGGCGCGAGCACGAACATCGTGATCGCGAGTCTCGCGGCCTACCTCGTGAGTCAGAACTGGGACGTGATCGTCTTCCACCGGCTCCGGGAGGCGACCGACGGCGACGCGCTCTGGCTCCGCAACGTCGCCTCGACGGCCTCCAGCCAGCTGATCGACACGCTGATCTTCGTCACGCTGGGCTTTCTCGTCATCCCCGAACTGCTGGGCGTCGGCGTCGCACCGCCCCTCCCGGTGATCGCCAGTCTGATCGTCGGCCAGTACCTCCTCAAACTCCTGATCGCGCTGGTCGATACGCCATTCGTCTACGCCGTCGTCGGGTTCGTCCGGTCGCGCGACGCGACGATCCCGACGACCGAGCGCGAGCCCCAGTAA
- a CDS encoding 23S rRNA (uridine(2552)-2'-O)-methyltransferase: MTRKDEYYNRAKQEGYRSRSAYKLKQIDRTANLLHEGATVVDLGAAPGGWLQVATQEVGDAGTVVGVDRQRIDSLDGVETVRGDMTEESTKDEVREIVGEADVVVSDMAPNMTGEYDLDHARSVHLVRQALEVALDLLGPGGDFVAKVFDGQDLDDLKADIEPEFEYVREVRPDASRESSSELFLVAKGRLTAPVSEGETVTVEIVDTGHEGDGIAKVEGYTLFVSGAEEGEELDVRVDEVKPKYAFAQPAE; encoded by the coding sequence ATGACACGCAAAGACGAGTACTACAACCGGGCCAAACAGGAGGGGTACCGCTCCCGGTCGGCCTACAAGCTGAAACAGATCGACCGGACGGCGAACCTCCTCCACGAGGGCGCGACCGTCGTGGACCTCGGGGCCGCCCCCGGCGGCTGGCTCCAGGTCGCCACACAGGAAGTCGGCGACGCCGGGACCGTGGTCGGCGTCGACCGCCAGCGGATCGACTCCCTCGACGGCGTCGAGACAGTGCGGGGCGACATGACCGAGGAGTCGACGAAAGACGAGGTTCGCGAGATCGTCGGGGAGGCGGACGTGGTCGTCTCGGACATGGCTCCGAACATGACCGGCGAGTACGACCTCGATCACGCCCGCTCGGTCCACCTCGTCCGACAGGCGCTGGAGGTGGCCCTGGATCTGCTCGGTCCGGGCGGTGACTTCGTCGCCAAGGTGTTCGACGGCCAGGACCTCGACGACCTGAAAGCCGACATCGAGCCCGAGTTCGAGTACGTCCGCGAGGTCCGCCCGGATGCATCCCGGGAGTCGTCGTCGGAACTGTTCCTGGTCGCGAAAGGGCGACTCACCGCCCCAGTATCGGAGGGGGAGACGGTGACCGTCGAGATCGTCGACACGGGTCACGAGGGTGACGGCATCGCCAAGGTCGAGGGGTACACGCTGTTCGTCTCGGGAGCCGAGGAGGGCGAGGAACTGGACGTGCGGGTCGACGAGGTCAAACCGAAGTACGCCTTCGCCCAGCCGGCGGAGTAA